One Amycolatopsis sp. NBC_00355 genomic window carries:
- a CDS encoding TetR/AcrR family transcriptional regulator, translated as MDVPYESTGRRRQKGRTRAALVAAAHELLAAGESPAVEDAAAIAGISRTTAYRYFPNQRALLLAAYPEIEDGVGLLPVDAPADAEPRLELVMRSFLDFVVRWEPQLRAQLRLSLEPGAAQPILRGGRAIRWIEEALAPLAETHPHVDIRETAVAIRSATGIESLVWLTDIGGLDRARAAGILAGSARAILRAALEPTD; from the coding sequence ATGGACGTACCATATGAGTCCACCGGCCGTCGGCGGCAGAAAGGCCGGACCCGGGCCGCGCTGGTGGCGGCCGCGCACGAGTTGCTCGCGGCGGGAGAGTCGCCGGCCGTCGAGGACGCCGCCGCCATCGCGGGCATCTCGCGGACCACGGCGTACCGCTACTTCCCGAACCAGCGCGCCCTGCTGCTCGCCGCCTATCCGGAAATCGAGGACGGCGTCGGGTTGCTGCCGGTCGACGCGCCGGCCGACGCGGAGCCGCGCCTCGAGCTGGTCATGCGCTCGTTCCTGGATTTCGTGGTGCGCTGGGAGCCGCAGCTGCGAGCGCAGCTGCGACTGTCCCTGGAGCCGGGAGCGGCTCAGCCGATCCTGCGTGGCGGCCGGGCGATCCGCTGGATCGAGGAGGCGCTGGCGCCGCTGGCCGAAACCCATCCGCACGTCGACATCCGCGAAACCGCCGTCGCGATCCGGTCCGCGACCGGCATCGAGTCGCTGGTGTGGCTCACCGACATCGGCGGGCTCGACCGCGCACGCGCCGCCGGGATCCTGGCCGGTTCCGCGCGAGCGATCCTCCGAGCGGCCCTCGAGCCCACGGACTGA
- a CDS encoding cytoplasmic protein, whose translation MADDPTDTNPELYRVAFENERVRVLEYLDGPGDRTAPHRHPDSVMVTLSSFRRRIRAGGREVGVELPAGAVRWLDEQEHSGENVGDTPTHSVFIELKEPRPDGFVPTTALGPAEP comes from the coding sequence ATGGCCGACGACCCCACGGACACGAACCCCGAGCTGTATCGAGTCGCCTTCGAAAACGAACGGGTCCGGGTGCTCGAGTACCTCGACGGGCCAGGCGATCGGACCGCGCCGCACCGGCACCCGGACAGCGTGATGGTCACGCTCAGCTCGTTCCGGCGCCGGATCCGCGCCGGCGGCCGGGAAGTCGGCGTCGAGCTGCCGGCAGGCGCCGTCCGGTGGCTCGACGAACAGGAACATTCGGGCGAGAACGTGGGTGACACCCCGACGCACTCGGTGTTCATCGAGCTGAAGGAGCCTCGTCCCGACGGCTTCGTCCCGACCACCGCCTTGGGGCCCGCCGAACCATGA
- a CDS encoding FadR/GntR family transcriptional regulator: MARSLTDDAIDRIREFVRSGRFPAGSRLPAEHELATELGISRSPTREAVKALELARVLEVRRGDGTYVTSLAPSLLLEGLGTAVSLMEGSVLELTEVRRLLEPAATGVAATRITDAQLRTVAELLDAMQEAVEDVERLTVLDAAFHRAVVTASGNETLTALLDGISSRTLRARIWRGTVDRGVTHVTLAQHKAIYDALAGRDPAVATAAALMHVDTSERWLRDHLAELRTLGEQ, translated from the coding sequence ATGGCGAGGTCCCTGACCGACGACGCGATCGACCGGATCCGGGAGTTCGTCCGGTCCGGGCGGTTCCCCGCGGGCTCCCGGCTGCCGGCCGAGCACGAACTGGCCACCGAACTCGGCATCTCCCGCAGCCCCACGCGGGAAGCCGTGAAGGCGCTGGAGCTGGCCCGGGTCCTCGAAGTCCGGCGTGGTGACGGCACGTACGTCACCAGCCTCGCGCCCAGCCTGCTGCTGGAGGGCCTGGGCACCGCGGTGTCGCTCATGGAAGGCAGCGTGCTCGAGCTGACCGAGGTGCGCCGCCTCCTGGAGCCCGCCGCGACCGGCGTCGCCGCCACCAGGATCACCGACGCCCAGCTCCGCACCGTCGCCGAACTGCTCGACGCGATGCAGGAGGCGGTCGAGGACGTCGAGCGCCTGACGGTGCTCGACGCCGCCTTCCATCGCGCGGTGGTCACCGCGTCGGGCAACGAGACCCTGACCGCGTTGCTGGACGGCATCTCCTCGCGCACGCTGCGGGCGAGGATCTGGCGCGGCACCGTCGACCGGGGCGTCACACACGTGACCCTGGCGCAGCACAAGGCGATCTACGACGCACTGGCCGGCCGTGACCCCGCCGTGGCCACCGCGGCCGCGCTGATGCACGTGGACACGTCCGAGCGCTGGCTGCGCGACCACCTGGCCGAGCTGCGGACCCTCGGCGAGCAGTAA